Proteins encoded within one genomic window of Pirellulales bacterium:
- a CDS encoding EamA family transporter gives MLGYLAVPLSILTTALSWGMYGVVLKWGSEEMAGSRLRSFICVGLAYFLIAVLVPAVILRMQGEKGSWTTSGFLWSFIAGVLGALGALGILLALTFKGSPIYVMPLVFGGAPVINTFTSMFFARNFKVNPFFLAGMILVIAGAALVLVFQPKITGAVKGPLLLEMWDWIKIIASITLTIVCWGAYGPTLHKGQMAMQGSRLRPLICVGLAYFLVAVVIPFMLIPLVDSTPSVAGGWTFGGFLWSFGAGAAGAIGALGIILAFNYGGKPNYVMPLVFGGAPIVNTFFSLATASGTLEPVNPIFYSGLIMAIIGAVCVLVFAPKGGGPHGLPAAAPPPEFSAAPAASHAVNPSAASGVVATANPASTLE, from the coding sequence ATGTTGGGCTACTTGGCGGTACCGCTATCGATCTTAACAACCGCACTTTCCTGGGGAATGTACGGTGTGGTGCTCAAATGGGGATCGGAGGAAATGGCCGGCAGCCGCCTGCGGTCGTTTATCTGCGTCGGACTGGCGTATTTTTTAATTGCGGTATTAGTGCCGGCGGTGATCTTGCGGATGCAAGGAGAAAAAGGAAGCTGGACGACCAGCGGCTTTTTGTGGAGCTTTATTGCCGGCGTGCTGGGGGCGTTGGGGGCGTTGGGGATTTTGTTGGCCCTGACGTTCAAGGGTAGCCCCATCTACGTGATGCCGTTGGTCTTTGGCGGCGCTCCCGTGATCAACACGTTTACCTCGATGTTTTTTGCCCGCAATTTCAAGGTCAATCCATTCTTTCTGGCGGGGATGATCCTGGTCATCGCGGGCGCGGCCCTGGTGCTGGTCTTTCAACCAAAGATCACCGGCGCTGTCAAAGGCCCCTTGCTGTTGGAAATGTGGGATTGGATCAAAATTATTGCTTCGATCACCCTGACGATTGTTTGCTGGGGCGCTTATGGGCCGACCTTGCATAAAGGTCAAATGGCCATGCAGGGAAGCCGGCTGCGCCCCTTGATTTGCGTCGGTCTGGCTTATTTTTTGGTCGCGGTGGTCATACCCTTTATGTTGATTCCCCTGGTCGACTCCACTCCCTCGGTCGCGGGGGGGTGGACCTTTGGCGGGTTCTTATGGAGCTTTGGGGCCGGGGCGGCGGGTGCTATTGGTGCTTTGGGCATTATTCTGGCATTTAATTACGGCGGTAAACCGAACTATGTCATGCCGCTGGTGTTTGGCGGCGCGCCCATCGTTAATACATTTTTTTCGCTAGCAACCGCTTCGGGCACGCTCGAGCCGGTTAATCCGATATTTTATTCGGGGTTGATCATGGCGATCATCGGCGCGGTTTGCGTGCTGGTTTTTGCTCCCAAAGGGGGAGGCCCGCACGGCCTGCCCGCGGCCGCGCCACCCCCGGAATTTTCGGCCGCGCCGGCCGCATCTCATGCGGTCAACCCGTCCGCGGCTAGCGGCGTGGTGGCAACCGCCAATCCCGCCAGCACGCTCGAATAA
- a CDS encoding KpsF/GutQ family sugar-phosphate isomerase, with the protein MSAPVPRISSPLAPHEQLLAARHILAREAEALELLSARLDTEFCRAADLLAMCEGNLLLCGIGKAGLIAQKLTATFSSTGTPAHFLHPAEAIHGDLGRVRRSDVVLILSQSGETEEITRILPPLRELGPPLVAMTARRTSSLGKAAAITLELGKLQEACPLGLAPSTSTTAMLGLGDALALVVSQMRGFDQRDFARLHPGGALGRKLAKVEDVMRPLGECRLSSCGLTVRQVLATARMPRRRTGAIMIVDPHGVLRGIFTDSDLARLFETHNDRQLDLPIRQVMTKHPRQVTLGMPLSSALEILAERKISELPVVDAEQRPVGLIDITDVLGMFEERGPLRAAVVTGSAEAAGASTITSPIPISAPSDIGQGNGLHTEEWIISQVEPGMPDMQRPPTGTWIAAGWPEDQNASAGMIYPVGQALADIPAGASPPTVTSNAIPRPNSSAFFGPARTPPRTHA; encoded by the coding sequence ATGTCCGCACCGGTACCCCGGATCTCGTCGCCACTTGCGCCGCACGAGCAATTGCTGGCGGCCCGCCACATTTTAGCGCGCGAAGCCGAAGCCCTCGAACTGCTCTCCGCGCGACTCGATACGGAATTTTGCCGCGCGGCCGACTTGCTTGCCATGTGCGAGGGTAATCTCTTGTTATGCGGGATTGGCAAGGCCGGGTTAATCGCCCAAAAATTAACCGCCACTTTTTCCTCCACGGGGACGCCCGCGCATTTTTTACATCCCGCCGAGGCGATCCACGGTGATTTAGGCCGGGTGCGCCGCTCGGATGTGGTCTTGATCCTGTCGCAAAGTGGCGAGACCGAGGAAATCACGCGGATTTTGCCCCCGCTGCGCGAACTGGGGCCTCCCCTCGTGGCCATGACCGCCCGCCGCACTAGCTCCCTGGGGAAGGCCGCGGCGATTACCCTGGAACTAGGCAAACTGCAAGAAGCCTGCCCGTTGGGGTTAGCCCCCAGCACCTCCACCACGGCGATGTTGGGCCTGGGGGACGCGCTGGCTCTGGTGGTCAGCCAAATGCGCGGATTTGACCAGCGGGACTTTGCCCGATTGCACCCCGGCGGGGCCTTGGGCCGTAAATTGGCCAAAGTCGAGGACGTCATGCGGCCGCTGGGTGAATGCCGCCTGAGCTCTTGCGGGTTGACGGTGCGGCAAGTCCTGGCGACGGCGCGCATGCCGCGGCGGCGCACGGGGGCCATTATGATTGTCGACCCCCACGGTGTCTTGCGCGGCATTTTTACCGATAGCGACCTGGCTCGGCTATTCGAAACGCATAACGACCGGCAACTGGATCTACCCATTCGGCAAGTTATGACCAAGCACCCCCGCCAAGTGACGCTGGGGATGCCGCTAAGCTCTGCCCTGGAAATCTTGGCCGAACGTAAAATCAGCGAACTCCCCGTGGTGGATGCCGAACAGCGCCCCGTGGGTCTGATTGACATTACCGATGTGCTGGGCATGTTTGAAGAACGCGGGCCGCTGCGCGCGGCGGTTGTGACCGGCAGCGCCGAGGCCGCGGGCGCTTCGACGATCACGAGCCCGATTCCCATTTCAGCGCCGTCGGACATTGGTCAAGGGAACGGCTTGCACACGGAGGAATGGATTATTTCGCAGGTGGAACCTGGCATGCCGGATATGCAGCGGCCACCAACGGGAACCTGGATTGCCGCGGGCTGGCCGGAGGACCAAAATGCGAGCGCCGGCATGATTTACCCTGTCGGTCAAGCTTTGGCAGATATCCCAGCCGGAGCATCCCCGCCAACCGTAACCTCCAACGCGATTCCCCGGCCTAATTCTTCCGCCTTTTTTGGTCCCGCGCGCACTCCCCCCCGGACGCACGCGTAG
- a CDS encoding HAD hydrolase family protein, with product MSLATRCQRVELFLSDVDGVLTDGGVIFDNQGLEIKRFHIRDGLGIKLWQQAGYRFGIITGRASQIVRVRATELGIDLLRQGVEDKWAMARQMIQELQIRPEQVAYMGDDLPDLPVMRQVGLAIAPADAAREVRNAAHLITELRGGQGAVREALEAVLQAQGRWEYLVQKYQP from the coding sequence ATGTCCCTTGCCACGCGATGTCAGCGAGTCGAGTTGTTCTTATCGGATGTGGATGGCGTCCTGACCGATGGGGGCGTGATTTTTGACAACCAAGGATTGGAAATCAAGCGGTTTCATATTCGCGACGGCTTGGGGATCAAGCTTTGGCAGCAGGCGGGGTATCGGTTTGGCATTATCACCGGCCGTGCATCCCAAATCGTGCGCGTGCGGGCGACAGAATTGGGGATTGATCTGTTACGCCAGGGGGTCGAGGACAAATGGGCGATGGCGCGGCAGATGATTCAAGAATTGCAAATTCGACCGGAACAAGTGGCGTACATGGGGGATGATTTGCCCGATTTGCCCGTCATGCGGCAGGTGGGATTGGCGATCGCTCCGGCGGACGCCGCGCGCGAGGTGCGCAACGCCGCGCACCTGATCACCGAACTGCGCGGGGGACAGGGGGCGGTGCGCGAAGCGTTGGAGGCGGTGCTGCAGGCGCAGGGGCGCTGGGAATATCTGGTTCAAAAGTATCAACCCTAG